In Euphorbia lathyris chromosome 2, ddEupLath1.1, whole genome shotgun sequence, the sequence CTCTCTCTTGAAGCATTTCGAAGTTGATTCTTATTGAAAGTCGAAGCAATTTCGATTCACTCCCCCCTGTATGTCATGACTTTTTGCATGGTTTCCCATTGGTCGTTCCATATGATCACACACAAGAAATTGTCGGTTGACATACTACTACTTTTAAAAAAACAAGGAAAACAAAGATAGTGTCAAACAATGTActaaggaaaaaaaagaaaatatgctTCACGGTTAATTGAATCGTGAAACAAAGTACTTAACTATGAACTTGAGTTCTTCACGGTTTAGTGGGACTGCGAAGTATATGTATGTTTTGGCTTCGCGGTTTTAGTTGATTCGCGAAGCCTTTAAGCTTCGCAGTTTGCGATTATGCGAAGCAAACTCGCAAACCGCGAAGATATcggttaaaattaaaatttcaaatataGGTCCAAACTAACTTTAAATACACAAAACTAACCGGTCCAAAGggatttatatatgtaaaatgagcataatacttatattaagAGCTTAGATTTTGGATTGATATATGAAATGAAGGATTGCTGATGAATAGAATAAAAAAAGcaaggaagagagaaagaaaaaagaggaagaagatgctaaattgttttatatatatatatatatatatatatatacggtaTTATAGATAATTCTTAAATGATGTCCATGTAAATAGGCATCTAAATTGaactagttttgtaatttatccTTCTTTTATATCCTTAATTAAGTTGATTAAatttagggacaattacaaaactagcaccttttaaggggctagttttcttttctaactcattttgagaaactcaccaaaactaacacatttcattaacaaAATTCCAACCTTGCCCACCTCTCTATCCTTTTATAACGTTGTCTTTCCCCCCATTTTCCTCTTTTTTCTCGCGCCCTCGCTCTCGctctcactctctctctctctaaagaacaaatCAATTTACAGACAACgaacaacaatcaatccaacccacagtttgtgcttcaagattttatacacaatcatgtaagtttttcatttatttacaatatttaaAGCTTCATCGTATTCATGGTTAAGATGTAGCATTTTGTTTCTCTAAaacccaatgtatattgttgctgctgcattttcatgtttttcctgtTCGTGCGAATCCCTAAAAACAATGACATTGTTGTAGGAAGATGCATTTCGTTTGGAACTTCACTCAGCAATTTTTTACCGAAAAGGCCGATAACCGTCGATATCTTATTAATATCGACAGACATATCGGCGTCGATAGATGAAGAATATCGACGTATATCGACCTCGGTTAAATGAGATTTTCCATTCTAAATCATAATAttcaaacacaaaacacataaaacaTAGATGAgaacaatatttttatattaaaataaagaaaaaaaatacacaaaacggaaaaaaaaaaacacaataaaacataatagacaaacacaaaacacataaagaaaagagaaacaaacataaaacaacaaaagtacataaacattaaagacaaaaaatacataaactaaACATTCAGGTACTCAGGACCCAAAAGGGCGTCAGCGTAGTCCATCTTGGACTTCTCCAACAGCCTTTTGAGGCGCCTAATTGTCCTCCTAAGCTGCctattttttttccatatctGACTCCAGATGGTCAGCCATGGCCTCAGCAGCGAAAGACATGGTGTGCGCCATGCCCCTCATGAATCGGACTATTTCGTCCGTGTCACCTTCACGGAAGGGTTCGCCGAATGTGGCTATTAATGCTTCGAACTCAGGTagaggaggtggtggtggtggaatCCTATTAACAAGAGACCTGTAGGTCACATCCCAGGCACAAACACCCCACGGGAACTCGTTAAACAATCTTGGAAATTCAGCAAGTTCCAACACCCAAGGAAGAGCTTTTTTCGCGGCAGTGTTATCCAACACACAGCCAATGGCAAAATACAACATGGCAAATGAAACTGCATTTTGATCAGATTCATCATTCCAAACAGTTTGCAGCATAATTGTTTCCACGTCTTTAAAGGTTGGTGTAGGGATGCCTGGAAAAAACTTATTCCTAAATCTATATGGCTTATTTATCGAACTAAACCTTTCGGTAAATGCTTCCATGTCTCCAAACCGTAACCCACTTAGgagtccaaactcccaatcccCAAATCTTAACTCAACACCTCTAACTTTGAAGCAAAGCTCCCTGGGTTTGAGGTCTTCACGTATGATCTCCCTTGTTAAAAGGGTGTGACAGAGGACTCCTGCAAATATTGTATTGGTCATATCCAAATACCGCCCGAAGCAACTCTTCCTAAATAGATTTACTTGGTTTGGTGTTAAACAATCCTTTATATGTTTTCCTGCTTCTAGGTTACACTTAACTGTGATGACGCTTTCCGTTCCAAatgcttttttgtatttatattcagatttcttcttggctttcttcttcgaaggagagccatgctcatctctcttcctcttgtcTACACGATCATGCTGAAAAATGTTGTAGACATATCATCAGGGAACATACAATTAAGCTAATTATAACATTGAGCTAGAATGAGCTAGCGTATGCTAAAATAAGAGAGTTATCGACAATTAGCTCgacgatatgaatgttctatcggtaATAGatcgtcgatatgaatgttctatcggtaATAGatcgtcgatatgaatgttctatcggcaattaGCTCGACGATttgaatgttctatcggcaatataTCGTCGATATGGAAGTTCTATCGGCCATTAGTCTGTCTATATCTATGTATTATCTACAATTAGGTTGCCGATGAACATACACATCGACGAATTTCAACCAAACCGAATGATTTCCTAACACCAGACGAACCCAGATAAACCCTAACACCAGAAGAAGTaaacgaaacgaaacgaaatattccttctcaaacacaacaaatgtacatacaatacaagagagaaacgcaaatgtaaagtcaagttatttaccctctttttcgtcattctttctgaattcGATTCGTTGTCTGAGCTTTGTGTTCTCGCCATGTCCACTCGAAGTAACAGAGATTCGCTGGATGAAATGTACAGAATAGGGCAATGAATCGCCGGAAAGTTAGAGAGATGAATAGCGGGGTGTTAggttagagagatggaagttcgAATGTTAAAGAGCGGAAGCGGAGTGTTAGAGAGGAGGGCAAGGTTGGAATTttgttaatgaaatgtgttagttttggtgagtttctcaaaatgagttagaaaagaaaactagccCCTTAAAAGGtactagttttgtaattgtcccttaaatttaaatacaatcaaaactttatagttTAACGGGGGCGAAGGAAACGGACAACCCTAGTCTGAGTGAAGCTAACCGGGGCGAATTCCGCTTCACATCCTGCAAAGGGAAATGGAACCGTGTGTCAGTGAGTAATCCGAAGCAAGTCTTGAAGGATATATCAAACCAGAACCGCTTTTCTAGCCTGAGCGTCGATCATATCCTAGAAGAAAACACTCATCCAAACACAGGAAGGCATAGTAACAGCATGATCACCAGTGTTGGGAATACCAGTAATAGAAGCAAGAGAAGCAGGGCAAGTGAAGGACCACATATCCTCAATCAGCCATTCCTAGAATATTCACTAGGAAGCCATGTGTTTGTTCAGAGTCCACCATCTCCAGGCAATACTGAAGGTGAGGGGCGGTGCTAAGTTGCGTGTCTTTTGGAGAGTTCCCTGCTACTTTCTTCATCCCACTTTATGAAGATTGTATCCTGGAATTGTTTTGGTGCCGGTGGTGCCAAATTTCAACGAGCTTTACGTCATTTGGTCAAGACTTATAAACCTACAATCTTAGTCCTTCTGGAGACCAGAATCCAGGGTTCTAGAGCTAGTGCTATTGGGAGAATGCTCTCATTACCTAATGTGGAAATTGTTGAGACCGAGGGCTTCAGTGGAGGTATATGGCTCTTTTGGGATGCTGCGATGGTATCAATTGACATCTTGGGGAGGAACAAACAATTCATCCACAGTAGAATAACGATGAAAGGGGGTCCTTCACACGGTTCTTCTTGGATTTTCACCTCTGTGTATGTCAGACCACAAATGTGTAATAAGAGGTTATTTTTTGAAGACTTGAGTATGTTAAGCCAGTCGGTTATTGGACCGTGGCTGATCGCAGGCGACTTCAACTGCATCAAAAGAGTTGACGAAAAAAAGGGTGGGTCAGCAAGAGTCCTTGATCGCTGTGCACCTTTTGCTAACTGGATAAATACTCTCAACCTTGTCGACCTAGGCTATGTCGGACCGGCTTTCACGTGGTACAGGGGAAATTCTCCACGGACTAGAGTGCCGTGCAGGCTCGATCGGGGTCTTTGTAATTTAGATTGGAGACATGCTTTCCCTGAAGCTGTGGTGCGACATCTTCCGAGAAACCAATCAGACCATGTTCCTATTATGATTGACCTTAAGGGTGGTGCGGCGGCTAACCCTCAGGCCCCGTTCCGCTTCCTGGCGGCATGGATGCAATGTCCTGATTTCAAAGATCTGATTGAGAAGGGGTGGATTGGGAATGGAGATCTCAGAGGAAATTTGAAGAATCTGACTGCAGTCTTGACAGAATGGAATAAAAATGAGTTTGGAAGCATATTTTTGCGGAAAAAGCGGATTCAGGCCCGAATCGCGGGTGTGCAACTGAGACTAGCAAGGGAGTGTAACAGGGGTCTTCTGAAGCTTGAGGAAAAACTTCTAAGTGAACTAAATGATATACTGCTACAGGAAGAAATGTTATGGCACCAGAAATCAAGAGTTCAATGGCTTACGTATGGAGACAGGAACACATCCTTCTTCCACACCTCTATAATTATTCGTCGTCGGAGAAACAAAATTGAGGGATTGCAAGACGAAAATGGCTGTTGGGTCTGGGATGCGGAGGCACTGAAAGCTATGGCGGTAACCTTCTTCCAGGACCTGTTCTCTAAGGAGAATCCGAATAGGCCGAGGTTAAATGCGAGGACCTCTTTCCCGGAAATATCAAATGATGATTTGATTGAGTTGCATAGGCCTTTCACGAATGAGGATGTGAAGAAAGCTGTTTTTTCCATATCGCCCCTTAAGGCACCGGGACCTGATGGCTTCCAAGCCATTTTCTACCAACGGTATTGGCATATCGTGGGGGGATCCGTTTCTGAAAGTGCTTTAAGGGCTCTGAATGAAGGAGCACTGGAGGAGCATGTAAATGACACATTAATTACACTCATCCCGAAATGTGAGTGCCCGGTTTCCTTTGCCCACTTTCGCCCTATCAGCCTGTGTAACGTAACGTACAAAATCATCACAAAATGCATTGTAGAGAAACTGAAACCGTATCTTAGGAAGCTAGTTGGGCCGATGCAGAGTAGCTTTGTCCCAGGAAGACAGGTCACTGATAATGTTATTTTGCTGCAGGAAGTGGTGTCCTCGCTGAGAAAACgccaaaagaagaagaaaggaatgGTCATAAAACTTGACCATGAAAAAGCCTATGATCGAGTCAGTTGGGACTTTCTGCACGAAACCCTTGTGAAAGTAGGGATCCCAGTAAACCTAATCAGAATAATCATGACCTGTGTTTCTACAACTCACATGCAGATCCTATGGAATGGAGAGAAGAGCCAGGGATTTAATCCAACCCGAGGCCTACGGCAAGGGGATCCACTCTCCCCTTACCTTTTCATGCTCTGCCTTGAACGTCTGAGTCATATGATCCTGGATGCAGTTGCAAATAAGTCGTGGAAACCAATCAGAGTCTCAAGAGTAGGGCCGCTACTTTCCCATATCTTCTTCGCGGATGATATTGTGCTACTAGCTGAGGCATCCAGACAGCAAGCAAGCCTTATACAGAATATCCTCCACAAATTCTGCGATTCCTCGGGGCAGAAAGTGAGCCTCACAAAATCTCGAGTCTTCTTCTCGTGTAATATGGACCACCGGgatgaatgggagatatgtTCAGATTTGGGAATTGAAGCAACGAATGACCTGGGCCGCTACTTAGGGGTGTCGATCCTTCATAATCGTGTTAATAAGCACACCTACAGCTTCGTGGTTGATAGAGTGAAAGCTCGGCTAGCTGGGTGGAAAGCTAAGTGTCTATCTTTTGCAGGAAGAACAACACTAGTGAAATCAGTTCTCTCTGCGTTGCCTATGTATACCATGCAGACTACTATCCTCCCAATCAGCATATGCAATAATTTAGACACCCTGAACCGTAGGTTTCTTTGGGGTGCAAAGGAGGGAGAAAGACGAATTAGCTTGGTTAAATGGGATACAGTATGTCAGAGCCGCAGGAAAGGGGGACTGGGAATTAAAAGAACACATGACTTTAACTTGGCTCTAGTAGCGAAGCTCAGTTGGAGAATCTTGAATGAGCCTGAAACGCTTTGGGTTCAAACTTTGAGCCAAAAATACATGGGCGGAAATGCAATTGCAGAAAATATCAAGGCGAAACCGGGGCATAGCCAAATATGGAAGTGCGTCGTGAAGGGAGCTGAAATTCTAGAGAAAGGGCTAACCCGAGCAGTGAAATCGGGCCGTCAAACTAGTTTCTGGATGGATCGATGGGTCGATGGTAGCCGGCTGATCGACAAAATTTATGCACTTGTTTCGAAAGCGGAGACCAGGAAAACAGTCGCAGAGTATTGGGAAGCAGACCCTGGATGGGATTGGCATTGCCTGAGCCAATATCTACCTCAAAATGAGTTATTCAAACTTGCCTCACAGGTTCTGATGGTGGATTCGCAGGAAGAAGACGGGTGGTACTGGGAGGAGACGGCATCGGGAATGTTCTCTGTCCGATCCGCCTACTCTCTGTACAAAGGAGCAACGCACGGATCAACAAACAACCAAGAAACGGGCTGGGATTACATATGGAGCTTGAGAGTGACGGAGAGGATGAGAGCCTTCTTGTGGACCGTAAGGCATGAGGCGATTATGACGAACCATAACAGAAAAAGACGGCACCTGAGTTTAGAGGATAGATGCCCATCGTGCTCGGACTCAGAGACTATTATCCACGCTCTTCGGGACTGCAGAGAGGCGAGGAAGGTTTGGGATTACCTTGTGCCAGCCAATAGACGGACGGAGTTTTTTAGAACACCCTTGAAAATCTGGATGGATGGGAATTTGAATATAACAGCGAAGTGGAGAGATCTGGAGTGGCCGAGCCTGTTTGCTGTATCTTGTTGGTGGATCTAGAGGTGGAGAAATGAGGTGGTGTTTCTGTCGGAACCTGGTTATCGAGATAAGCTGGAATTCATACTGTCACAGGCGAAGGAGATAGCTACTGTTTCCGAGAGCTGTAACGCGATGAACCAAGGGTTTTACACCGATGTGCCGATATGCTGGAAACCGCCGGAAAACGACTGGATAAAAGTGAACACAGACGGAGCGAGTAAAGGGAACCCGGGGTTTGCTTGTACAGGAGGGCTTATACGCGACAGGAATGGGAACTGGAAGGGCGGTTTCGCCGGAAATCTGGGTATTTGCACAGCAGATTTGGCAGAACTTTGGGGGATATTCTACGGGCTATCTTTAGCTTGGAAGTCAGGGTTCAGACGAGTGATAATTGAATCAGACTCGAAGAAGATGGTGAGGATGGTTAATGATAGAGGAAATTGCTATCACAGATACAGCTGGCTTGTTGAGGCGACTAGGACGCTCATAAAGCGGAATTGGGATGTTACAGTGGCTCATATCTTCAGGGAAGGTAATAAAGCCACTGATTGGTTGGCGAACTTCGCAGGAACTCTCTCTCTAGGTCACCACGAGTGTGTTGTGCCGCCTGCAGGCCTCCAGAATATCCTTGACGCTGACATGAACGGTGTAGCAACGGTCCATTGTGTTAGAGTTTAATGTTTTTTAGTTGTGTTTTCTTTCTGCTCGGTCTGACCCCTCCTTGTTACcaaaaattattttgattttctttttctctttataCATATCCTTAAATAGGAATATTCCATTTCAACTCAAACAAAAAACCTTCAATGgatataattagataattaatcagatatattttttttggtaaacacGAAAAGTAAACATGAAAAAAAGACTTGGACGGAATCATCttggaaaatatatatttttatatgaattcgtATTAGTAAAATAATTTACTAATATTTAatgtattttaaatattaaatttagccACGTCACAAATATCGTACGTACACCTCTCATAATGAAAACATACGCACTTATGACATGgccattattttatttttttgaagaatGACATGGCCattattaaacttgaaatgttttattttatagtAGTAGTCTTGTGTGCTTAAATTAAATGCAGAATATTTTAAATTTGTCAAACAAGATGGCCGCCagccaaaatttaattttgtcaAGTTtgaaagtcaaaggaaaatacAAATCAGaatgaaatttttatttctagaagtaattgattttatgtgcaatgaaatcttttttttaaagaaaaaatgtAAGGAATAAACGAACATAATATCCGCGAAGGATAAAAATAATTactaaaagtataaaaaaaaacttataaaagtataaaaaatataaaataataatatatttttaataaatccAAAGCTGTAGAAAAATATTTGCAATCAAAACTTCATTCTTTAAACTATTCCGAATATTTGGATctgagtcttttttttttataactacgtaaatttacaacaaaaataTATAGAAAGATATCTGCAATCCAAACTTCATCCTTTAAACTACTCCGAACATTTAGATTTGAGTCATTTTTTTGCAACGGAATTTTGACCCTTAAAATGTGtttctttatcatttttaattttttggctACTGTTTTATAGAGGAAAGTAAGGATTAGGATATGATTAGCTGGCAAATCTTTAGCTTAAACGATATTTATGGAAAAAATCTCCTCCGACCTCGTTTTAATTACatccaaattaataattaagataatgttGATTGACTTTTCCATTTCCATTAAAATGTAGAGCATGCTTCATAGTTGATCATACCCTTCTCTCTATATATAGCTtaactaataaaatatataccACATTGAAAATGAAGATTTTAATAACATTATGTTCATTGCTTACTTTGCTAGCTACAGCATCATCATCAAATCCAGTTGTTGACAACTTCCTCCAATGTCTACCCAATCATATTAATCACTCTATACCAATCCAAGACGCCATTTTTACCCCAAACAATTCATCTTTTCAACAAGTCCTTGAAACCTACATCAAAAACCGCAGATTTTTAAACCCCAGAACCCCCAAACCAGTAGCCATCATAACTGCTCTTCATGAATCCCATATTCAAGCAACCATCAACTGTGCAAAGGATAATTCTTTACAGATCAGAATTCGAAGTGGCGGCCATGATTTCGAAGGTCTTTCCTATAGATCAAACACATCTTTTGTCATTCTTGACATGTTCAATTTACGATCCATTGATATAGATATTGCCTCCGAGACTGCCTGGGTTCAATCTGGTGCTATTCTTGGTGAACTTTATTATCAAATTTCCAAGTTAAGTAAAGTCCATGCCTTCCCGGCCGGAGTTTGCTCTTCCCTTGGAGTTGGAGGTCACTTTAGCGGCGGAGGGTATGGGAATTTGATGAGGAAGTATGGCCTTTCTGTTGATAATGTAATTGATGCGATAATTGTTGATTTTAATGGGAATATATATGATAGAAAATCCATGGGGGAAGATCTTTTCTGGGCAATTAGAGGAGGTGGTGGAGCTAGTTTTGGTGTTATTTTATCTTGGAAAATCAAATTGGTTCGAGTTCCATCTATAGTTACAGTTTTCAAAGTTCCAAGAACCTTGGAGCAAGGTGGAACTGACATTTTTTACAAGTGGCAACAAGTTTCTACAGAAATAGATAAAGAACTCTACATAAGAGCACAACCGGAGATTCAAAATCCAAGAAACGAGACTGAAAAGAAGACTGTTAGAATCAGCTTCATAGGGCAATTCTTAGGACAAAAAAGCAAGCTTCTTTCTATAATGAAAAACAAATTCCCTGAACTGGATTTGCAGGCAGAAGATTGCCAAGAGGTAAGCTGGGTTGAATCAGCTATGTTTTGGGATAATTTTCCTATTGGAACACCTCCTGAAGTCATTCTGAATCGGACAGTGCCAGCACAAATATTCTTCAAGACCAAATCAGATTATGTGAAACAAATTATTCCCAAGAAAGATTTGGAAAAGATATGGGAAATGTTCATGAAAACAGAAGGAATGATAATGCAATGGAATCCATATGGAGGGAGAATGAAAGAGATTTCGGATACAGAAATTGCATTTCCACACAGAAAAGGATACTTATTCAAGATTCAGTATTTGACAATGTGGTTTGTAGAAGGAGAAGAGGTTGAAGAAAGTCATATAAAATTGGCCAGAGAAATGTATGATGGAATGGTTCCATATGCGAGCAAAGATCCAAGAGAAGCTTTTCTAAACTATAGAGATCTTGACATTGGAAGTAATCCAAGCAATGAGACTAACTTCGAGCAGGCTGAGGTTTACGGCCGtaaatatttcaaaaacaacTTTGTAAAATTGACAGAGGTGAAGAAGAGAGTAGATCCAgataatttcttcaagaatgagCAGAGTATTCCTCCTGCTATTACTGCCTGATTAGTCAATACATAGAATACATGGGATGTGTTTGATAGAAGTCTTTGTGATTAAATAAGAATACTGTATATTAGGAAGTATTGTAATTATACACGTTTGGGAGGAAACCGGCTAGGGTTAGGCCGaatactttttatatatatatatgtacctAATTGCTTGAATAATACAAGGCGAAACATAGAGTTATTCCAACTATCGATTCTCGTACATGGCATCAAAAGCTTTCTAGGTTTCATCACCAACCAATCCTattctctcaatttttttttttctatttcgtGCCTTGTTTTGATTACGATGTCTACTGCATCACAAACCCATAATGACTCCTCCTCTAACATCAGTTCGTCTGGGCCTTCGAATGGTTCTGTTCCACAAGGAAGTCTGTTTTCGCAGCCTGGTTCTTATCTCTCTCATGGTCTTTTTTCCAAGCTGACATCTGCCAACTTCTTAATCTGGAAAACGCAAGTTGAGCTTGCGCTTGCTGGTTGTGATCGGCTGGATCACATCGAAACCGAGACTACCTTGGCTCCGGGTAGTGCTGATTTTGTTCAATGGAATAAGGCAGACAAGCAAGTCATGTCTTGGCTTTTCAATTGTATTTCTGATAACATGTTACCACAATTGATTGGGTCTAAAACAGCCTATGAGGCATGGACCAAACTCAATCAAACCTTTGCATCTGGTTCTATACCACAGGTGCGCAATCTCCGTCAGCAACTGTTAACCTTGAAACGTGATTCTGAAGCAATCACCCCTTATATGCAACGAGTTAAGGCTCTTTTTGATCAACTCAAAGCTTTGCAAAAGCCCATGAGCCTAGATGATTTTGTTGCTTATGTTATTGCTGGACTTGGACCTTCGTACCGCCCTTTTTGTCATTCTCTCGAAACTGGTATGCATCACTACTCTTTTGATCAATTATTTGGTTTGTTGTTGAGCGAAGAAATTCAATTAGCTCGAGATACGAGTATTGAATCTCCTGATGTCCTTCCTCCGTGACCAATTTTACTGCTCGTGGCGGTCCTTGTAATCGGAGTCGTGGTCGTGGTCGAAACCAAAGGGGTGGCCGTGGTGCCACTAATTTTAATCAGCAATGTATGACTCATTGGAATTCCCTCCCACAGACTCAATCAGCCGGCTATGATGTCTCTACTCTTTTGTGCTATAATTGTAAAGGGTGTGGCCATATCTCCAAAAATTATTCATCCCCAATCTTTCCCAAAGAGCAACGTATCAACCCCTGCCTTACATCAAATAATTCCTCCACATCTCAAGCCAATGGCCAATGGATTATGGATACTGGAGCAACTCATCACCtgacttcgaatttggagaacCTGCACTTCCATTTTGAGTACAACGGCCCCGAACAAGTCCACTGTTGTAATGGTTCTAAACTCCTTATTCATTATATTGGTTCTTTTTCTTATGGTATCAATGGTAAAAATGTTCAATTTCGCGATGTTCTTTTTGTTCCTTCTACGAATAATAATCTTGTTTCCATTCGTTCACTAACGGCATCTAATCGTATTTCTGTTGAATTCTTTTCTGACTCTTTTGTGATTAAGGATTTGGAAATGAAGGAAACACTCCTCATGGGCCGGAGTAAGGATGGACTTTACTAACTTCCAGTTTCGTCGGTGTCTTCCACTTTTCCAGTTCAATTAAATGTTGTT encodes:
- the LOC136218755 gene encoding berberine bridge enzyme-like 17; protein product: MKILITLCSLLTLLATASSSNPVVDNFLQCLPNHINHSIPIQDAIFTPNNSSFQQVLETYIKNRRFLNPRTPKPVAIITALHESHIQATINCAKDNSLQIRIRSGGHDFEGLSYRSNTSFVILDMFNLRSIDIDIASETAWVQSGAILGELYYQISKLSKVHAFPAGVCSSLGVGGHFSGGGYGNLMRKYGLSVDNVIDAIIVDFNGNIYDRKSMGEDLFWAIRGGGGASFGVILSWKIKLVRVPSIVTVFKVPRTLEQGGTDIFYKWQQVSTEIDKELYIRAQPEIQNPRNETEKKTVRISFIGQFLGQKSKLLSIMKNKFPELDLQAEDCQEVSWVESAMFWDNFPIGTPPEVILNRTVPAQIFFKTKSDYVKQIIPKKDLEKIWEMFMKTEGMIMQWNPYGGRMKEISDTEIAFPHRKGYLFKIQYLTMWFVEGEEVEESHIKLAREMYDGMVPYASKDPREAFLNYRDLDIGSNPSNETNFEQAEVYGRKYFKNNFVKLTEVKKRVDPDNFFKNEQSIPPAITA